The following are encoded in a window of Pyrenophora tritici-repentis strain M4 chromosome 6, whole genome shotgun sequence genomic DNA:
- a CDS encoding DUF3824 multi-domain protein, translated as MSTATAPSSHLNGGSASSAEVLREAEFLQKILQIRNQVLASKHPRIHLPAKVIEQVAPRPSQTALSRPTTNGTPNGSASHLFPPRPIHSARLPTSPTPLSQRPYSAKSSAKSSSSGIDPVLLEKSEHLVKAELQLKRQQIERALKDQFDKKGRGYDVEEREALIDVEQCLIKAHQLVPPVSGLPSTTNNSDGAESFDENSYYSSKADSWSPEQDPADHTHADAAPALMSQAKQTAQQVNVHATEPTVINLDEEEAYEPADDIDVYEPPEPAPLPEQDDEEEAYSPPPADVVPAEPSRGRARNRHGGMNGSRRTSPAGPAAPVHNPRKRRRDEKRERDEKRRQQQANKRAVASPEPYIKEEPQSPPPFAAYPDSQPSKRRALQPQPDQVELVPAQGSPMMQPVYYRDQEPLPRPYRDMEEPSSPTVIRTPQRKSQRDDQDLRRVASLQYARRPYSPGGGGDLYAAPEPRSMRAASHAFIDGAEAPIYREVSARPSGAPRYVRDRSRSPVYEYVARPQSPMRMAPPPRRIVVDQYGNKYYAAPVEGRESMAPPSRRAEVEAFSERAATREPTMRASARTDMYEEGGIQRMPMPPPPRRYVQADVEMMPSPYRQREPSRRPAEVEYRPVPQYEEMGPPREYPPARSYSMRPEVVRREIPEGYIRHESMQPPPVGVSQPRYREVSVHHEGLDDRRYISGPSRRYVEEGVMEVGPEGL; from the exons ATGTCGACAGCCACAGCGCCGTCGTCGCACCTGAACGGTGGCAGCGCGTCATCTGCAGAGGTGCTTCGCGAGGCCGAGTTCCTCCAGAAGATTCTGCAGATACGTAATCAAGTGCTTGCTAGCAAACATCCGCGTATTCATCTCCCAGCCAAAGTAATTGAACAGGTTGCACCACGTCCTTCGCAAACTGCCTTGAGCAGACCCACGACCAACGGCACACCCAACGGATCCGCGTCGCACTTGTTTCCACCACGTCCAATACACTCAGCCCGGCTTCCCACTTCCCCCACTCCCCTTTCACAGCGACCCTATTCGGCAAAGTCTTCGGCAAAGTCGTCTTCGTCGGGCATCGACCCAGTCTTGCTCGAAAAGTCAGAACACCTGGTCAAGGCCGAGCTGCAGCTCAAGCGCCAACAGATAGAACGCGCGTTAAAGGACCAGTTTGACAAAAAGGGTCGCGGCTACGATGTTGAGGAGCGCGAAGCTCTCATCGATGTGGAGCAGTGTTTGATCAAGGCCCACCAACTGGTTCCGCCTGTATCTGGCTTACCATCTACAACTAACAACAGCGATGGCGCAGAATCATTTGACGAGAACTCGTATTACTCTAGCAAGGCAGACAGTTGGTCTCCAGAGCAAGACCCTGCTGACCATACTCATGCTGATGCAGCACCTGCACTGATGTCGCAAGCGAAGCAGACTGCCCAGCAAGTAAATGTGCATGCGACGGAGCCTACAGTAATCAATCtcgacgaagaagaggctTATGAGCCAGCCGATGACATAGACGTTTATGAGCCACCAGAGCCTGCACCACTGCCCGAGCaagacgacgaggaagaggCGTACTCCCCACCTCCAGCCGATGTCGTCCCCGCTGAGCCATCAAGAGGGCGGGCCCGCAATCGCCATGGCGGTATGAACGG ATCACGTCGTACAAGTCCCGCTGGTCCAGCAGCGCCTGTGCATAACCCTCGCAAGCGGAGAAGAGATGAAAAGCGCGAACGCGACGAGAAGAGACGCCAGCAACAGGCCAACAAGCGGGCTGTTGCATCGCCCGAACCGTACATTAAAGAAGAGCCACAGTCACCTCCTCCCTTCGCGGCTTATCCTGATTCGCAGCCCAGTAAGCGTCGTGCACTACAGCCTCAGCCTGACCAAGTAGAGCTTGTGCCAGCACAGGGTAGTCCCATGATGCAACCTGTTTACTACCGCGACCAGGAACCCTTGCCGCGACCCTATCGCGACATGGAAGAACCGTCGTCTCCGACCGTCATACGTACCCCGCAACGCAAATCACAGCGTGACGATCAAGACCTTAGACGGGTTGCCAGCCTCCAGTACGCTCGCCGTCCATACTCGCCCGGTGGCGGTGGGGACTTGTATGCAGCACCAGAGCCACGCTCAATGCGAGCAGCATCCCATGCCTTTATCGATGGTGCCGAGGCGCCTATTTACCGCGAAGTTTCAGCACGTCCATCAGGTGCGCCTAGATATGTGCGCGACCGTTCACGATCCCCTGTGTACGAGTACGTTGCACGCCCACAATCGCCCATGCGCATGGCACCGCCGCCAAGGCGTATAGTGGTGGATCAGTATGGAAACAAGTACTATGCAGCGCCAGTGGAGGGGCGAGAGTCAATGGCACCGCCAAGTAGACGGGCCGAAGTAGAAGCGTTCTCGGAGCGGGCTGCCACGCGAGAGCCTACGATGCGCGCCTCGGCTCGTACCGACATGTACGAAGAAGGTGGGATACAGAGGATGCCCATGCCCCCACCACCCCGGCGCTATGTGCAGGCTGATGTGGAGATGATGCCGAGCCCATATCGACAGCGAGAGCCGTCCCGCCGTCCAGCAGAAGTAGAATACCGACCTGTTCCGCAGTATGAAGAGATGGGCCCGCCAAGAGAGTATCCACCGGCTCGGTCATATAGCATGCGTCCCGAAGTTGTTCGACGCGAGATTCCAGAAGGGTATATACGTCATGAGAGCATGCAGCCACCTCCAGTAGGTGTATCGCAGCCTCGTTACCGTGAGGTCAGCGTTCACCACGAAGGGCTGGATGACCGTCGGTATATTAGCGGGCCTAGTCGGCGGTATGTGGAGGAAGGGGTAATGGAAGTTGGGCCGGAAGG GTTGTAG
- a CDS encoding hydrolase (HAD superfamily) produces MAPNDFNTAAPPETLEYRSQPQHESRTQDDPVADDNEKPVFFFDIDNCLYPKSLDIHRMMAELIDKFFQNHLSLSQKDANELHYRYYREYGLAIEGLVRHHKVDALEYNSKVDDALPLGDVIKPNPELRKLIEDIDTSKVRLWLFTNAYITHGKRVVKLLEIDDLFEGITYCDYGSDKFYCKPHAEMYDKAMAEAGIKSNDKCYFVDDSYINCKAAAERGWKTAHLLDENDPSPAQPASQYQIRSLQELRRIFPEVFKSS; encoded by the exons ATGGCCCCGAACGACTTCAATACGGCAGCACCCCCGGAGACCTTGGAGTATCGCTCGCAGCCGCAACATGAGTCACGGACACAAGATGACCCGGTGGCGGACGACAACGAGAAGCCCGTCTTCTTCTTTGACATTGATAACTGC CTTTATCCCAAGA GTCTTGACATTCACCGCATGATGGCCGAACTGATTG ACAAGTTCTTCCAGAATCATCTGAGTCTCTCCCAGAAAGATGCCAATGAGCTTCACTACAGATACTACCGTGAATACGGCCTTGCCATTGAAGGACTAGTCCGACACCACAAAGTCGATGCCCTAGAGTACAACAGCAAAGTCGATGATGCATTGCCTCTAGGCGACGTCATCAAGCCAAACCCCGAACTACGGAAGCTAATTGAAGACATCGACACGAGCAAGGTGCGCTTATGGCTGTTCACAAACGCATACATTACCCATGGCAAGCGCGTTGTCAAGCTTCTTGAGATTGATGATCTCTTCGAAGGTATCACTTATTGTGACTATGGCTCAGACAAGTTCTACTGCAAACCACACGCGGAGATGTATGACAAGGCCATGGCGGAAGCTGGAATCAAGTCCAACGACAAATGCTATTTTGTCG ACGACTCCTACATCAACTGCAAGGCGGCTGCTGAGCGAGGCTGGAAGACGGCACATTTGCTAGACGAGAATGACCCATCACCTGCccagccagccagccagTACCAAATCCGCAGTCTGCAGGAGCTGCGTCGCATTTTCCCAGAGGTGTTCAAGAGCTCGTAA